One part of the Gossypium raimondii isolate GPD5lz chromosome 1, ASM2569854v1, whole genome shotgun sequence genome encodes these proteins:
- the LOC105786099 gene encoding protein DMP3 — protein sequence MSEASLRRRAVISKQTSQSEPPTISSTTESERPKPQPRPPTLSQRAISQTLASTANLANLLPTGTLLAFQLLVPTFTNNGSCDAATRSMTLLLLLLLALSCFLASFTDSVKSSDGQVYYGFATFKGMFLFDYPDSKESDLPDLSKYRIKFMDGVHAVLSVLVFGVVALRDKNVLNCFYPTPKHETEEVLNIAPVGVGLVCSLLFVVFPTRRHGIGYPVTAGK from the coding sequence ATGTCGGAAGCGTCTCTGAGGCGGAGAGCTGTGATTTCCAAGCAAACATCTCAATCAGAACCACCAACAATAAGCAGCACCACCGAGAGTGAAAGACCAAAACCCCAACCAAGGCCGCCGACTTTATCTCAGCGGGCGATCTCACAGACCTTAGCAAGCACCGCAAACTTAGCCAACCTTCTTCCTACAGGTACCCTCCTAGCTTTCCAACTCTTAGTGCCAACTTTCACCAACAACGGTTCGTGTGATGCCGCCACCCGCTCCATGAcgctcctcctcctcctcctcctcgcTCTTTCATGTTTCCTCGCTTCCTTCACCGACAGCGTCAAGTCATCCGACGGTCAAGTATATTACGGTTTCGCCACATTCAAAGGGATGTTCCTGTTTGACTATCCCGATTCTAAAGAGTCTGACTTACCGGATTTGAGCAAGTATAGGATCAAGTTTATGGATGGAGTTCACGCTGTTTTGTCTGTGCTTGTGTTTGGTGTTGTGGCTTTGAGAGACAAGAATGTGTTGAACTGTTTCTATCCGACACCTAAACATGAAACTGAGGAGGTTTTGAACATTGCACCGGTTGGAGTTGGGCTCGTTTGCAGCTTATTATTTGTGGTTTTTCCGACAAGAAGGCATGGAATTGGCTACCCGGTCACGGCTGGCAAATAG